From the Pseudarthrobacter sp. MM222 genome, one window contains:
- a CDS encoding cation diffusion facilitator family transporter translates to MGHDHSHSHGIAASGTGTAKHRKRLVAVLCITLAVVVIQIAGALLSGSLALLADAGHMLSDAAGVSIALVAAWIAERPASDQRTYGYQRAEVLAALANALVLIVIAVVIVTEAIRRLGSAPEVQTDVMLAAAVLGAVANLISLLILRGAQKESLNVRGAYLEVLGDLLGSFAVIAAAIVILVTGYQAADTVASVLIALMIVPRAWHLLRDVVDVLLEACPKGVDVNLIREHILAVDGVVSVHDIHIWTITSGVPVFSAHVVVEDAAMSASGADRVLDKLVSCLGSHFDTDHCTFQLEPVSHAEHEAHQHA, encoded by the coding sequence ATGGGACACGACCACAGCCACTCGCACGGCATCGCCGCCTCCGGCACTGGAACAGCGAAGCATCGGAAGCGTTTGGTCGCCGTCCTGTGCATCACTCTCGCCGTCGTCGTAATCCAGATCGCCGGCGCCCTGCTGTCGGGTTCGCTGGCACTGCTCGCCGACGCCGGCCACATGCTCTCGGACGCCGCGGGCGTCTCCATCGCCCTGGTGGCGGCGTGGATCGCCGAGCGTCCGGCGAGCGATCAGCGCACCTACGGCTACCAGCGCGCCGAAGTCCTGGCGGCGCTGGCCAATGCGCTGGTCCTGATCGTCATCGCGGTGGTCATTGTCACCGAGGCGATCCGCCGTCTCGGCTCAGCCCCGGAGGTCCAGACCGACGTCATGCTGGCCGCCGCCGTCCTCGGCGCCGTCGCAAATCTGATCTCGCTGCTGATCCTCCGCGGCGCCCAGAAGGAAAGCCTCAACGTCCGGGGCGCCTATCTCGAGGTGCTGGGCGACCTGCTCGGCTCCTTCGCCGTCATTGCCGCCGCGATTGTCATTCTGGTCACGGGCTACCAGGCGGCGGATACGGTCGCCTCGGTCCTCATTGCGCTCATGATCGTGCCGCGGGCCTGGCACCTGCTGCGCGACGTCGTGGACGTCCTTCTCGAAGCGTGCCCCAAGGGCGTGGACGTAAATCTCATCCGGGAGCACATTCTGGCCGTGGACGGGGTGGTGTCCGTCCACGACATCCATATCTGGACCATCACCTCCGGCGTGCCGGTATTTTCCGCCCATGTGGTGGTTGAGGACGCAGCCATGAGCGCCAGCGGGGCGGACCGTGTGCTGGACAAGCTGGTCAGCTGCCTGGGTTCGCACTTCGACACGGACCACTGCACGTTCCAGCTGGAACCCGTGAGCCACGCGGAGCATGAGGCCCACCAGCACGCCTGA
- a CDS encoding carbohydrate ABC transporter permease, which yields MTAATELRARQDQGRKAAQNREKWAQGRTYISAAVILIWCLAPAYWMVVTAFRNVGFTYDTSILPTHVTLDNFITAFDTSFGNRFGQALLNSVFIGVTVTVISLVIGVFAAYALARLNFRFKYLVLGFILGASMFPGVALITPLFQLFTNIGWIGTYQALIIPNISFVLPLTVYTMTSFFREMPWELEEAARVDGCTQGQAFRKVIMPLAAPAIFTTAILAFISSWNEFLIASQLSNDQTQPVTVAIANFAGAQPQQIPYTAIMAAGTIVTIPLVILVLVFQRKIVAGLTAGAVK from the coding sequence ATGACCGCCGCGACCGAACTCCGGGCCAGGCAGGACCAAGGCCGGAAGGCAGCCCAAAACCGCGAGAAGTGGGCACAGGGGCGCACCTACATCAGTGCTGCCGTCATCCTGATCTGGTGCCTCGCACCGGCGTACTGGATGGTGGTCACCGCGTTCCGCAACGTGGGCTTTACCTACGACACGTCGATCCTGCCCACGCACGTAACGCTGGACAACTTCATCACTGCCTTCGATACCTCGTTCGGCAACAGGTTCGGCCAGGCGCTGCTGAACAGCGTGTTCATCGGTGTGACAGTCACGGTGATCTCACTGGTGATTGGCGTCTTCGCGGCCTACGCCTTGGCGCGGTTGAACTTCCGCTTCAAGTACCTGGTGCTGGGTTTCATTCTGGGAGCATCCATGTTCCCCGGCGTCGCCCTCATCACCCCGCTGTTCCAGCTGTTCACCAACATCGGCTGGATCGGCACCTACCAGGCGCTGATCATTCCCAACATTTCCTTCGTGCTCCCGCTGACGGTCTACACCATGACCTCGTTCTTCCGGGAAATGCCGTGGGAACTGGAGGAAGCGGCCCGCGTGGACGGCTGCACCCAGGGGCAGGCCTTCCGCAAGGTCATCATGCCGCTCGCGGCACCGGCCATCTTCACCACCGCAATCCTGGCCTTCATCTCGTCCTGGAATGAGTTCCTGATTGCCAGCCAGCTCTCCAACGATCAAACGCAGCCCGTGACGGTGGCAATTGCCAACTTTGCCGGGGCCCAGCCCCAGCAGATTCCGTACACCGCCATCATGGCTGCAGGAACCATCGTCACCATTCCGCTGGTGATCCTGGTGCTGGTCTTCCAGCGCAAGATCGTCGCGGGTCTGACCGCCGGCGCGGTCAAGTGA
- a CDS encoding ABC transporter permease → MSAHFFGDTAVLLGRSMRHIFRSVDTIITTAITPIALMLLFVYVFGGAIKTGTGNYVNYLLPGIMLIAIASGIAYTAVRLFSDMQSGIFERFQSMPIARSSVLWTHVLTSLVANGLSLVVIVLVALVMGFRTSASPLEWLAVAGILALFTLALTWLAIIAGLSAKSVDGAGGFSYPLIFLPFISSAFVPTETMPGPVRVFAENQPVTSIVNTIQDLFAQRPVGNDIWIALAWCVGILVLAYVLAMAAYRRRIA, encoded by the coding sequence ATGAGCGCACACTTCTTCGGAGACACGGCCGTGTTGCTGGGCCGCTCCATGCGTCACATCTTCCGCAGCGTGGACACCATCATCACCACGGCGATCACGCCGATCGCCCTCATGCTGCTATTTGTTTATGTGTTCGGCGGCGCAATCAAGACAGGCACCGGTAACTACGTCAATTACCTGTTGCCGGGAATCATGCTGATAGCGATAGCGTCGGGCATCGCATACACCGCCGTTCGGTTGTTCTCGGACATGCAGAGCGGCATTTTTGAGCGATTCCAGTCCATGCCGATCGCACGGTCGTCCGTGCTCTGGACACATGTTCTGACCTCGTTGGTTGCCAATGGGCTCTCGCTAGTGGTCATTGTGCTGGTAGCCCTCGTCATGGGGTTCCGCACATCGGCAAGCCCCCTGGAATGGCTCGCTGTTGCCGGAATCTTGGCGCTGTTCACACTTGCACTTACCTGGCTCGCAATCATCGCCGGCCTATCGGCAAAGTCCGTGGACGGTGCCGGCGGATTTTCGTACCCGCTGATCTTCCTGCCGTTCATCAGTTCGGCTTTCGTCCCCACGGAGACCATGCCGGGTCCCGTGCGCGTCTTCGCCGAGAACCAGCCGGTCACGTCGATCGTCAACACGATCCAGGATCTGTTCGCACAACGACCGGTCGGCAACGACATTTGGATCGCCCTCGCATGGTGCGTTGGCATCCTCGTTCTCGCCTATGTGCTCGCCATGGCCGCCTACCGGCGCAGGATCGCCTAG
- a CDS encoding ABC transporter ATP-binding protein: MEKSYKELHVLRGVDFEVAPGSIFALLGSNGAGKTTMVKILSTLLTADAGTATVNGSDVTTDPLHVRESISLTGQFAAVDEILSGRENLVLIARLRHLDDPGQVADGLLAQFNLADAGSRKVATYSGGMRRRLDIAMSLIGEPKVIFLDEPTTGLDPEARIDVWQIVKGLATQGTTVLLTTQYLDEAEQLADRIAILHQGRIIANGTLAELKQLLPPAKVEYVEKQPTLEDIFLALVGNDGKVQSSKERS, from the coding sequence ATGGAGAAGTCGTACAAGGAATTGCACGTCCTGCGCGGCGTGGACTTCGAGGTGGCACCTGGCAGCATCTTCGCCCTCCTCGGCTCGAACGGAGCCGGAAAGACCACGATGGTGAAGATCCTGTCCACGCTGCTGACAGCAGACGCCGGCACAGCCACGGTGAATGGATCCGATGTCACGACGGACCCGCTCCACGTTCGAGAGTCCATCAGTCTGACGGGACAGTTCGCTGCCGTCGATGAGATCCTCTCCGGGCGGGAGAACCTGGTGTTGATTGCCAGACTGCGGCACCTGGACGACCCCGGCCAGGTGGCTGATGGTCTTCTCGCACAGTTCAACCTCGCCGATGCAGGTTCGCGAAAGGTGGCGACGTATTCCGGAGGCATGCGCCGACGCCTGGATATCGCCATGAGCCTGATTGGGGAGCCGAAGGTAATCTTCCTCGACGAGCCCACCACAGGGCTCGACCCCGAAGCCCGGATTGACGTGTGGCAAATCGTCAAGGGACTAGCGACGCAGGGGACCACCGTTCTGCTCACCACCCAGTACCTCGATGAAGCTGAGCAACTCGCAGACCGGATCGCCATCCTTCATCAGGGGCGCATCATCGCTAACGGCACCCTCGCCGAGCTGAAGCAACTCCTCCCGCCGGCAAAGGTCGAGTACGTCGAAAAGCAGCCCACCCTGGAGGATATCTTCCTCGCACTGGTGGGGAACGACGGCAAGGTCCAGTCAAGTAAGGAGAGGTCATGA
- a CDS encoding carbohydrate ABC transporter permease produces the protein MATELGPTPVKEPASGGTPIHHAPKGVGEDNRIASQGRWASWLLAPTIIALAIVIVYPIISAIVMSFQKDAGLDPVTGLFTAGGPAGVQNYVNWIAQQCAAPGGGTVACPPGTLGAQFWSATATTFFFTIVTVTLETILGFWMALIMARTFKGRSLVRAAVLVPWAIPTAVTAQLWLFIFAFEGIANKLFNTTILWTGSEWPAKWAVIIADTWKTTPFMALLILAGLQMIPAEVYEAAKVDGASAWQRFRMITLPLVKPALMVAVLFRTLDALRMFDLPYILTEGSNNTTTLSILVINQIRQGFNAAAALSTITFIIIFVVAFIFVRFLGANVVEQQTGAGKGKK, from the coding sequence ATGGCAACCGAATTGGGCCCGACGCCGGTCAAGGAACCGGCGTCGGGCGGGACCCCGATCCACCACGCGCCCAAGGGCGTCGGGGAGGATAACCGCATTGCGAGCCAGGGCCGCTGGGCCTCATGGCTCCTAGCGCCGACGATCATCGCGCTCGCCATCGTGATCGTCTACCCGATCATCAGCGCCATCGTGATGTCGTTCCAGAAGGATGCCGGACTTGACCCTGTCACGGGTCTGTTCACCGCCGGCGGACCCGCAGGCGTGCAGAACTACGTTAACTGGATCGCCCAGCAGTGCGCCGCTCCCGGCGGCGGAACTGTCGCCTGCCCTCCCGGAACACTGGGCGCGCAGTTCTGGTCAGCGACCGCAACTACCTTTTTCTTCACCATTGTCACCGTGACGCTGGAGACAATTCTCGGTTTCTGGATGGCGCTCATCATGGCCCGGACCTTCAAGGGCCGTAGCCTTGTCCGAGCCGCCGTCCTGGTTCCCTGGGCTATCCCCACCGCCGTCACGGCCCAGCTCTGGCTGTTCATCTTCGCTTTCGAGGGCATCGCCAACAAACTGTTCAACACCACCATCTTGTGGACTGGCAGCGAGTGGCCGGCCAAGTGGGCGGTCATCATCGCCGACACCTGGAAGACGACGCCGTTCATGGCGCTGTTGATCCTTGCCGGCCTGCAGATGATTCCTGCCGAGGTCTACGAAGCGGCCAAGGTGGACGGCGCCTCTGCATGGCAGCGGTTCCGGATGATTACCCTGCCGCTGGTCAAGCCCGCGCTCATGGTCGCCGTCCTCTTCCGTACCCTGGATGCACTGCGCATGTTCGACCTTCCGTACATCTTGACGGAAGGTTCCAACAACACCACCACGCTTTCCATCCTGGTGATCAACCAGATCAGGCAAGGCTTCAATGCAGCCGCCGCCTTGTCCACCATCACGTTCATCATCATCTTTGTCGTGGCTTTCATCTTCGTCCGGTTCCTTGGAGCGAACGTAGTGGAGCAGCAGACCGGCGCAGGTAAGGGGAAGAAATGA
- a CDS encoding ABC transporter substrate-binding protein yields MKTPKFLLPVATAGVLALTLSACGGGGGGGSAPAAGGDAEQGLDGRGPITYVQGKDNSNVVRPLIEKWNAAHPNEKVTFKEQTDQADQQHDDLVQNFQAKNANYDVVSVDVVWTAEFAAKGWLQPLKDKMALDTSKMLKPTVDSASYKGTLYAAPQNSDGGILYYRKDLVPTAPKTWDEMMQMCSIAQANNIGCFAGQYAKYEGLTVNASEAINSAGGSVLDKDGKPNLNTAEAKAGLENLAKAYADGNIPKEGITFQEEQGRQAFQDGKLLFHRNWPYVYNLAVTEGSSKVKDVLGMAALPGVDGPGASTLGGHSAGMSVYSKNKATAKDFLTFLTSEETQKFYATQGSLAPVLGALYDDQTLVSKLPYLPVLKTSIENAVPRPVTPFYPAVTKAIQENAYSAIKGEKTVDTALSDMQKSIESASAGQ; encoded by the coding sequence ATGAAAACCCCCAAATTCCTACTTCCCGTAGCCACAGCAGGCGTTTTGGCCCTGACCCTTTCCGCCTGTGGCGGTGGGGGCGGTGGCGGTAGCGCGCCCGCCGCCGGCGGCGACGCGGAGCAAGGCCTCGACGGCCGCGGTCCCATCACCTACGTTCAGGGCAAGGACAACAGCAACGTCGTCCGCCCGCTGATCGAAAAGTGGAATGCCGCGCACCCGAACGAGAAGGTCACGTTCAAGGAGCAGACCGACCAGGCCGACCAGCAGCACGATGACCTCGTCCAGAACTTCCAGGCCAAGAACGCCAACTACGACGTCGTCAGCGTCGACGTTGTATGGACGGCCGAGTTCGCGGCCAAGGGCTGGCTCCAGCCGCTCAAGGACAAGATGGCGCTTGACACCTCGAAGATGTTGAAGCCGACCGTTGACAGCGCCTCCTACAAGGGCACCTTGTACGCCGCACCGCAGAACTCCGACGGCGGCATCCTGTACTACCGCAAGGACCTCGTACCCACGGCGCCCAAGACGTGGGACGAGATGATGCAGATGTGCTCCATCGCCCAGGCGAACAACATCGGCTGCTTCGCGGGCCAGTACGCAAAGTACGAGGGCCTCACGGTCAACGCCTCGGAAGCCATCAACTCGGCCGGCGGTTCCGTGCTGGACAAGGACGGCAAGCCGAACCTGAACACCGCCGAGGCCAAGGCTGGCCTCGAAAACCTGGCCAAGGCGTACGCTGACGGCAACATCCCGAAGGAAGGCATTACCTTCCAGGAGGAGCAGGGCCGCCAGGCCTTCCAGGACGGCAAGCTGCTGTTCCACCGCAACTGGCCGTACGTGTACAACCTCGCGGTGACCGAAGGCTCCTCGAAGGTCAAGGACGTCCTCGGCATGGCTGCCCTTCCGGGCGTGGACGGCCCCGGCGCATCGACCCTCGGCGGTCACAGCGCCGGCATGAGCGTTTACTCGAAGAACAAGGCCACGGCCAAGGACTTCCTGACGTTCCTCACCTCCGAGGAAACCCAGAAGTTCTACGCGACCCAGGGCTCGCTCGCCCCGGTTCTCGGCGCACTCTATGACGACCAGACACTCGTTTCGAAGCTGCCGTACCTCCCGGTGCTGAAGACCTCGATCGAGAACGCCGTCCCGCGTCCCGTTACCCCGTTCTACCCGGCCGTCACCAAGGCCATCCAGGAAAATGCATACTCAGCGATCAAGGGCGAGAAGACCGTAGATACGGCCCTGTCTGACATGCAGAAGTCCATCGAGTCCGCTAGCGCGGGACAGTAG
- a CDS encoding DUF6286 domain-containing protein — protein sequence MSHATERRNPGSDVASADPGNGAAGMERILKRETRSSRAVAAVIAAVLVIVLCGYALLETAVRAIGQPPWLVDPEAAAEQIVALPAGVPPLLLGALGAVLVMVGLYFFFNAVLPGRRARHLLWDRRAAVVVDDEVIASALARRARLAANVTQEQVMVIVSRNHVLVNVRPTSGVPLHAEAVLAAVQEELREMGPTPVPDVRINVASGGVIGA from the coding sequence ATGAGCCATGCCACGGAGCGCCGGAACCCGGGCAGCGACGTCGCGTCCGCGGACCCAGGGAACGGTGCCGCCGGGATGGAGCGGATCCTGAAGCGCGAGACCCGGTCCTCGCGCGCGGTGGCCGCTGTCATCGCCGCGGTGCTCGTGATCGTGCTGTGCGGCTATGCGCTCCTGGAGACAGCAGTGCGCGCTATTGGCCAGCCGCCGTGGCTCGTGGACCCCGAGGCCGCGGCGGAACAGATCGTGGCGCTCCCGGCCGGGGTCCCGCCACTTCTGCTTGGCGCCCTTGGCGCGGTGCTGGTGATGGTCGGCCTGTACTTCTTTTTCAACGCCGTGCTGCCGGGCCGAAGGGCGCGCCACCTGCTGTGGGACCGCCGTGCCGCCGTCGTCGTCGACGACGAAGTGATTGCATCCGCACTGGCGCGCCGCGCTCGGCTCGCCGCCAACGTGACGCAGGAGCAGGTGATGGTCATCGTTTCGAGGAACCATGTACTCGTCAATGTCCGCCCGACCTCCGGAGTCCCGCTGCATGCGGAGGCTGTCCTGGCGGCGGTGCAGGAGGAACTAAGGGAAATGGGGCCAACACCGGTGCCGGATGTCCGCATCAACGTGGCCTCCGGGGGAGTCATCGGCGCATGA
- a CDS encoding DMT family transporter produces MATTAETGSPNPEGTHRDTTQHKRTHEVPPPAAPGKSPTPPRQPGQISRLGIAACVVTVVLWASAFVGIRAVGPHFSPGPLTLGRLAIAAVVLGLVVLPQLRSNSKNTPLPRGREWWPILAYGVMWFGGYNVALNAAEHLLDAGTAALLINVNPILVAVMAGLILKEGFPRWLIIGSLVAFAGVAVIALGSGQRSTADVAGVLLCLLAAALAAVSVIVQKPVLRKIPAAQATWFGILVGAVCCLPFSGQLLAELQAAPLPATLGLVYLGIFPTAIAFTTWAYALSLLDAGRLAATTYLVPGTTILISWLVLGEIPTIWGLVGGVICLAGVALTRRRSR; encoded by the coding sequence ATGGCCACAACCGCCGAGACAGGCTCCCCGAACCCGGAAGGCACCCACCGGGACACCACCCAGCACAAGCGCACCCACGAAGTGCCGCCGCCCGCTGCCCCTGGGAAATCCCCGACCCCGCCGCGCCAGCCCGGCCAGATCAGCCGGCTCGGCATCGCCGCATGTGTGGTCACCGTGGTGCTCTGGGCGTCCGCCTTCGTGGGGATCCGCGCAGTTGGTCCCCACTTCTCCCCCGGCCCGCTGACGCTGGGCCGGCTGGCGATTGCCGCCGTCGTGCTGGGACTCGTGGTGCTCCCACAGCTGAGGAGTAACAGCAAAAACACCCCGCTGCCCAGGGGCCGCGAGTGGTGGCCCATCCTGGCCTACGGCGTCATGTGGTTTGGCGGCTACAACGTCGCCCTGAACGCCGCGGAACACCTGCTCGACGCCGGCACCGCCGCCCTGCTGATCAACGTCAACCCCATCCTCGTGGCGGTCATGGCCGGTCTCATCCTCAAGGAAGGGTTCCCGCGCTGGCTGATCATCGGCAGCCTGGTGGCCTTCGCCGGGGTTGCGGTGATTGCCCTCGGTTCCGGGCAGCGGTCGACGGCGGATGTCGCCGGCGTGCTGCTGTGCCTGCTTGCCGCCGCCCTCGCCGCGGTCAGCGTGATCGTGCAGAAGCCCGTGCTGCGGAAAATCCCCGCAGCCCAAGCCACCTGGTTCGGCATTCTGGTCGGGGCCGTCTGCTGCCTGCCCTTCAGCGGCCAGCTGCTCGCCGAACTCCAGGCCGCCCCCTTGCCAGCCACGCTCGGTCTGGTGTACCTCGGCATCTTCCCGACCGCGATCGCCTTCACCACCTGGGCCTACGCCCTGTCCCTGCTCGACGCCGGACGGCTCGCCGCCACCACCTATCTGGTGCCCGGCACCACCATCCTGATCTCATGGCTGGTACTGGGCGAGATTCCCACGATCTGGGGCCTGGTGGGCGGCGTGATCTGCCTGGCGGGCGTGGCGCTGACCCGGCGGCGGTCCCGCTAG
- a CDS encoding ArgP/LysG family DNA-binding transcriptional regulator, producing the protein MIDIHPDQARTLAAIIDHGSFEAAASHLLVTASAVSQRVRALEVAVGRPVLRRTRPLELTSSGQAVVRFARQLDMLSADLAEELEPGTAESGPRLILVINSDSLHTWALTGLAAVAGSVQLEILREDQDYSLELLRSGAAAAAITTTAKPAPGCSSRRLGVMRYLPVCSPNFASRWFDAGVTAETLGAAPVLSYDRKDDLQDRYLRKISRKPLHPPRHYVPAASEFGEAIRLGMGWGLLPEIEIAADLEHRRLTALAPSSHVDVPLHWQQWRHGSAALDEVAAAVQDAAHVLR; encoded by the coding sequence ATGATCGATATCCACCCCGACCAGGCCCGGACGCTGGCCGCCATCATCGACCATGGAAGCTTCGAGGCAGCCGCAAGCCACCTGTTGGTCACCGCCTCGGCCGTCAGCCAGCGCGTCCGCGCCCTGGAAGTCGCAGTTGGCCGTCCGGTACTGCGGCGGACACGTCCGCTGGAGCTCACTTCCTCGGGTCAGGCCGTGGTGCGCTTTGCCCGCCAACTGGACATGCTCTCCGCCGACCTGGCCGAGGAACTTGAGCCCGGCACCGCCGAGTCCGGGCCCCGGCTCATCCTGGTAATCAACAGCGATTCGCTGCACACCTGGGCGCTGACGGGCCTGGCCGCGGTGGCCGGCTCGGTGCAGCTGGAAATCCTGCGCGAGGACCAGGACTATTCGCTGGAGCTTCTCCGCAGCGGGGCCGCCGCTGCGGCGATCACCACCACGGCCAAGCCCGCGCCCGGCTGTTCGTCCCGCCGGCTGGGCGTCATGCGCTACCTGCCGGTCTGCAGCCCGAACTTCGCCAGCCGCTGGTTCGACGCCGGCGTGACCGCAGAAACGCTCGGCGCAGCTCCCGTCCTGAGCTATGACCGCAAGGACGATCTCCAGGACCGCTACCTGCGCAAGATCAGCCGGAAGCCGCTGCACCCGCCACGCCACTACGTCCCCGCCGCCTCCGAATTCGGCGAAGCCATCCGGCTCGGAATGGGCTGGGGTCTGCTGCCGGAAATCGAAATCGCGGCCGACCTGGAGCATCGGCGGCTTACTGCGCTGGCCCCCTCAAGCCACGTCGATGTGCCGCTGCACTGGCAGCAGTGGCGCCACGGCTCGGCAGCCCTGGACGAGGTCGCCGCCGCGGTCCAGGACGCAGCGCACGTGCTCCGGTGA
- a CDS encoding haloacid dehalogenase type II: MTTHPKGGRARMKPSTILFDVNETLSDMSPMAERFIEAGAPADLAKLWFATLLRDGFALTAAGDNGAFADIGAEALRGLFAGMELARGREAAVEHVMAGLAGLGLHEDVPDGVKALKAAGYRLTTLSNGSTQLAENLLSSAGLRESFERLLSVEDAQSWKPGKAAYEYAASACGAGTDELLLVAVHPWDIHGAARAGLGTAWINRPGGQYPAYFQAPDYTVSGLDELAAALA; the protein is encoded by the coding sequence GTGACCACCCACCCGAAAGGCGGCCGTGCGCGCATGAAACCCTCGACCATCCTTTTTGACGTAAACGAAACCCTGTCGGACATGTCCCCCATGGCAGAACGGTTCATCGAGGCGGGCGCACCGGCAGACCTGGCAAAACTGTGGTTCGCCACGCTGCTTCGCGACGGTTTCGCCCTCACAGCAGCCGGAGACAACGGTGCCTTCGCGGACATCGGCGCCGAAGCCCTGCGCGGCTTGTTCGCCGGGATGGAGCTGGCCAGGGGACGCGAGGCTGCCGTGGAGCACGTCATGGCAGGACTGGCCGGCCTGGGACTGCATGAGGACGTCCCTGACGGGGTCAAGGCTCTGAAAGCCGCCGGTTACCGGCTGACAACCTTGAGCAACGGGTCCACCCAGTTAGCAGAAAACCTGCTTTCGTCCGCCGGTCTCAGGGAGAGTTTTGAACGGCTGCTCTCCGTGGAGGACGCACAGTCCTGGAAGCCGGGAAAAGCTGCGTATGAGTACGCGGCGTCGGCGTGCGGCGCTGGGACGGATGAGTTGCTGCTGGTCGCCGTGCATCCCTGGGATATCCACGGCGCCGCCAGGGCCGGCTTGGGCACCGCTTGGATCAACCGGCCCGGCGGGCAGTACCCGGCGTATTTTCAGGCACCGGACTACACGGTGTCCGGGCTGGACGAGCTGGCTGCTGCCCTGGCCTGA
- a CDS encoding metallopeptidase family protein codes for MPASLPPGLPIVPSDPEDADHNGDLGGQVSGEDPRPFPMSEAEFEAAVSDALDRIPPELAKTMNNVAIFIEDDYTPQRGEDPDTVLLGLYEGVPLTERDSWWDAGSLPDRITIYRQPILDICASREDVIEEVTVTVVHEIAHHFGISDDRLHELGWG; via the coding sequence ATGCCCGCTTCGCTGCCGCCCGGCCTCCCCATCGTGCCTTCCGACCCGGAGGACGCGGACCACAACGGGGACCTCGGCGGCCAGGTCAGCGGCGAGGATCCCCGGCCGTTCCCGATGTCGGAAGCCGAGTTCGAGGCCGCGGTGAGCGACGCCCTGGACCGGATCCCGCCAGAGCTGGCGAAGACCATGAACAATGTGGCAATTTTCATCGAGGATGACTACACGCCGCAGCGGGGAGAGGACCCCGACACGGTGCTGCTGGGCCTCTACGAGGGTGTGCCGCTGACAGAGCGGGATTCGTGGTGGGATGCCGGCTCCCTGCCGGACCGCATCACCATCTACCGCCAGCCCATCCTGGACATTTGCGCCTCCCGCGAGGACGTGATCGAGGAGGTCACGGTCACGGTGGTGCACGAGATTGCCCACCACTTCGGCATCAGCGACGACCGCCTGCATGAGCTCGGCTGGGGATAG
- a CDS encoding LysE/ArgO family amino acid transporter, whose protein sequence is MILSAFSGLASGLSLIVAIGAQNAFVLRQGILRSHVVLVVAVCAVSDLLLIVLGVAGIGVLIERAPAVLDVVRWAGAAFLLGYGGLAAMRAVRGAQLAQPGVRQGGTRLAALGTCLSLTWLNPHVYLDTVLLLGSLAGTHGAEGRWWFAAGAGLGSIAWFAALGAGARYLAPLFERRNAWRVLDAGIAAVMITLAVLLVA, encoded by the coding sequence GTGATCCTCTCAGCGTTTTCCGGCCTCGCCAGTGGCCTGTCCCTTATTGTCGCCATCGGTGCCCAGAATGCCTTTGTCCTGCGCCAAGGCATCCTTCGCTCCCACGTCGTCCTGGTTGTTGCCGTTTGCGCCGTCTCGGACCTCCTGTTGATTGTGCTGGGGGTAGCCGGCATCGGGGTCCTGATCGAGCGTGCTCCGGCGGTCCTCGACGTCGTGCGGTGGGCGGGCGCAGCCTTCCTTTTGGGCTATGGAGGCCTCGCCGCGATGCGGGCCGTCCGCGGCGCGCAGCTGGCCCAGCCGGGAGTCCGGCAAGGCGGCACACGCCTGGCGGCCCTCGGCACGTGCCTGTCCCTGACCTGGCTGAACCCGCACGTGTACCTGGACACCGTCCTGCTGCTGGGTTCCTTGGCCGGCACGCACGGGGCGGAGGGGCGGTGGTGGTTCGCGGCCGGAGCGGGACTGGGGAGCATCGCCTGGTTCGCGGCGCTCGGGGCCGGCGCGCGGTATCTTGCACCGCTGTTCGAGCGACGGAACGCGTGGCGGGTGCTGGACGCCGGCATCGCCGCCGTCATGATCACCCTCGCCGTCCTGCTCGTGGCCTGA
- a CDS encoding Asp23/Gls24 family envelope stress response protein gives MEYQNSQPRAGSVPELPMTAPTGGGRTVISEAAVAKVAGIAARSVPGVYSLGSGPSRALGAIRDAVGGADHAAGVRAEVGETQVAVDIDLVAVYGTPLHPLADQIRVAVYAAVEELVGLQVIEVNIEIHDVYVPGPVKPPVAGEARPTREAIQ, from the coding sequence ATGGAATACCAGAATTCCCAGCCCAGAGCGGGCTCTGTGCCCGAGCTGCCCATGACCGCACCAACGGGTGGAGGCCGGACCGTCATTTCCGAGGCGGCCGTCGCAAAGGTCGCCGGAATCGCTGCCCGCTCGGTTCCCGGCGTCTACTCCCTTGGATCAGGACCGTCCCGCGCCCTCGGTGCGATCCGCGATGCGGTCGGCGGTGCGGACCACGCCGCCGGTGTGCGGGCCGAAGTCGGCGAAACCCAAGTGGCCGTCGATATTGATCTCGTGGCCGTCTACGGCACACCCCTTCATCCCCTGGCGGACCAGATTCGGGTTGCCGTCTACGCAGCCGTTGAAGAACTTGTCGGGCTGCAGGTTATTGAGGTCAACATCGAGATCCATGACGTCTACGTGCCCGGTCCGGTGAAGCCGCCCGTCGCCGGTGAGGCCAGGCCTACCAGGGAGGCAATCCAGTGA